From the genome of Metarhizium brunneum chromosome 4, complete sequence, one region includes:
- the RPL26A gene encoding 60S ribosomal protein uL24: MAKVSSTVSSSRRKSRAAHFKAPSSQRRVIMSAPLSKELREKYNVRSIPVRKDDEVTIVRGTNKGREGKVTSVYRLKYVIHVERVTRDKASGQSVPLGIHPSNVVITKLKLDKDREDILARSKVGRELSANNKVSA; this comes from the exons ATGGCCAAAGTCAGCAGCA CCGTTTCGTCCTCGCGACGCAAGAGCAGAGCCGCTCACTTCAAGGCTCCCTCCAGCCAGCGCCGTGTCATCATGAGCGCTCCTCTCAGCAAGGAGCTGCGTGAGAAGTACAAC GTGCGCAGCATCCCCGTCCgcaaggacgacgaggtcACGATTGTTCGTGGAACCAACAAGGGCCGCGAGGGCAAGGTCACCTCCGTCTACCGTCTGAAATACGTCATCCACGTCGAGCGTGTCACCCGCGACAAGGCTTCGGGCCAGTCCGTTCCCCTGGGCATCCACCCCTCCAACGTGGTCAtcaccaagctcaagctcgaCAAGGACCGCGAGGACATCCTGGCCCGCTCCAAGGTTGGCCGTGAGCTGAGTGCCAACAACAAGGTTTCTGCTTAA
- the COX11 gene encoding Cytochrome c oxidase assembly protein COX11 — translation MGMLFLPKYSDSAVPIAVRPAQPSSKRIDVEPTRRSSGATVPAGSTVYGADSGSLQQEKPDSGVRLPIFLLSAEQSKLIVFLSSYYTISLILGTVALSYGSVPLYKMICQTTGWGGQPVRAHGGSYDGDISNRLVPITSANRIKVTFNASVSDELPWKFVPQQREVRVLPGETALAFYKATNKGDKDIIGVATYSVTPAQCAPYFSKIQCFCFEEQRLNAGETVDMPVFFYLDPDLLNDLNMKGVETVTLNYTFFKARYDNNGRFKAPAVA, via the exons ATGGGCATGCTTTTTCTGCCGAAATACTCGGACTCAGCAGTCCCAATTGCAGTTCGGCCTGCACAGCCTTCGTCGAAACGCATCGACGTCGAACCCacgaggaggagcagcgGCGCAACAGTCCCAGCAGGTAGCACCGTCTATGGAGCAGATTCGGGCTCACTACAACAGGAAAAACCAGACAGTGGCGTACGTCTACCCATATTTCTGCTGTCTGCGGAACAATCGAAGCTCATTGTTTTTCTGTCTAGCTACTACACTATCAGCTTGATTCTCGGCACAGTCGCCCTGTCATACGGATCCGTACCTCTGTACAAAATG ATCTGCCAAACTACCGGCTGGGGCGGCCAACCGGTCCGCGCACACGGCGGCTCCTACGACGGCGACATTTCTAACCGCCTCGTGCCCATCACGTCCGCTAACCGAATAAAAGTCACCTTCAATGCCTCTGTATCTGACGAGCTCCCCTGGAAATTCGTTCCCCAGCAGCGCGAAGTCCGCGTCCTACCCGGAGAGACCGCTTTGGCCTTCTACAAGGCCACAAACAAAGGCGACAAGGATATCATCGGCGTCGCGACGTACAGTGTTACGCCGGCGCAGTGTGCCCCCTATTTCAGCAAGATTCAGTGTTTTTGCTTTGAGGAGCAGAGGCTAAATGCCGGAGAGACTGTGGATATGCCTGTCTTCTTCTACTTGGATCCTGACCTGCTAAATGACTTGAATATGAAGGGTGTGGAAACGGTAACACTCAATTACACATTCTTCA AAGCACGATATGACAACAATGGGCGATTCAAGGCTCCTGCTGTAGCTTGA
- the vti1 gene encoding Vesicle transport v-SNARE protein vti1: MSNPLDTEAGSELFSSYEAELKLVQADLLQKLDQIPELSGDPRKNAVSQAERALEEAEELLGSMRLEKQNIPTSSRAKVNQRFRNYEQDVDSQRRKLKSFSNDHQGYASRYRDEPEGSADAHLEQRQQLLSGTDRLDRSTQRLKASQQLAYETEAIGASTLADLSSQRERIQQTHETLLNSEGYVDRSVKTLRGMARRMATNKIITIAIITVLVLLIIAVIISKFR; this comes from the exons ATGTCTAACCCTCTCGACACCGAGGCTGGCTCTGAGCTGTTCAGCTCCTACGAAGCAGAGCTTAAGCTTGTACAGGCCGATCTTCTACAGAAACTGGATCAAATCCCAGAGTTGTCAGGGGATCCCCGCAAAAATGCAGTGTCTCAAGCCGAGCGAGCTTTGGAGGAAGCAGAGGAGCTT TTGGGATCTATGCGCCTAGAGAAACAAAACATTCCAACATCCTCACGAGCCAAGGTCAATCAACGATTCCGCAACTACGAGCAAGATGTCGACTCCCAGCGCCGGAAGCTGAAGTCCTTCTCTAATGATCACCAAGGATATGCATCACGATACAGAGATGAGCCTGAGGGCTCAGCAGATGCTCATCTTGAGCAACGCCAGCAGTTGCTCTCCGGCACGGACCGTCTCGATCGAAGCACCCAGAGGCTAAAGGCTAGTCAGCAATTGGCGTATGAAACAGAGGCCATCGGAGCTAGCACACTAGCCGACCTGTCATCTCAGCGCGAGAGAATTCAGCAGACGCATGAGACCTTGCTCAATAGTGAAGGCTACGTCGACAGGAGTGTAAAGACGTTGCGGGGGATGGCTCGCAG GATGGCTACGAATAAAATAATTACAATTGCCATTATCACTGTTCTCGTGCTTTTGATTATCGCAGTCATCATCAGCAAGTTCAGGTGA
- the sum2 gene encoding Protein sum2, with amino-acid sequence MSEFLGSRISLISKSDIRYAGTLHEINSDESTVSLENVRSFGTEGRRGRPEEEVSPSDQVYEYIVFRGSDVKDLRIEEHPGIKETKPPAIPDDPAIVGARARDVQQPQQPSNGGFQPPYPPQNNFYGGPPPPNSWGRGGGPGPMPGPGFAGVPYPPPPGWLPPGQGFPPGPGPWSNPQFPGGPGGPPGPDVAQRGLPSGPSQDVKSGTSADPAKTSGPVPTEPKSLAQGGRQPANAPNPPVDSKPSAEEVKAVATNLSNGSASAKNKAHTRPTPVVPLTGNASKPFQLPNTGKPAPSASARTASTAAPASVEDATSAARAAVAVAMAQLGNSGSTAMDNLTSKVNEMRVHANRGTSSSRGRGRGGRQGAAKVEVPDSDFDFAQSNAKFNKEDIVKEAIASGDVIESPSETVIKEPETHPGNTDPYNKSRSFFDNISSESRERAENGGQKPGGREWRGEEQRKNMETFGQGSVDGGYRNYRGRGRGRGGRGRGGYGRGGRGGNRPQYPATVADQ; translated from the exons ATGTCTGAATTCTTAGG CTCTCGCATCTCACTGATATCCAAGAGCGACATTCG CTATGCTGGAACTCTACATGAAATCAACTCGGATGAGTCTACGGTATCCCTCGAAAATGTTCGTTCTTTCGGCACCGAGGGCCGAAGGGGAAGACCCGAGGAGGAGGTTTCCCCGTCTGACCAAGTGTATGAGTACATTGTGTTTCGTGGCAGTGACGTAAAGGATCTGCGAATCGAAGAACATCCTGGTATCAAGGAGACAAAACCTCCCGCCATACCAGATGACCCAGCCATTGTCGGG GCTCGAGCTAGAGATGTTCAGCAACCACAACAACCCTCGAATGGAGGGTTCCAACCTCCCTACCCTCCCCAAAACAACTTCTATGGCGGACCGCCACCACCCAACTCTTGGGGTCGCGGTGGCGGTCCTGGCCCTATGCCAGGCCCTGGCTTTGCCGGAGTACCTTACCCTCCGCCTCCGGGATGGTTACCTCCTGGTCAAGGATTCCCGCCAGGTCCAGGACCCTGGAGCAACCCTCAGTTTCCTGGTGGCCCTGGCGGTCCTCCAGGACCAGATGTAGCCCAAAGGGGCCTGCCATCTGGCCCGTCGCAGGATGTCAAATCAGGCACAAGTGCAGATCCAGCGAAAACATCTGGCCCCGTACCGACTGAACCAAAGTCTCTTGCCCAAGGTGGACGACAACCTGCCAATGCACCAAATCCACCGGTAGATTCCAAACCCTCAGCTGAGGAAGTAAAGGCTGTTGCCACGAACCTAAGCAATGGCTCTGCATCCGCCAAGAACAAGGCACATACACGGCCCACACCTGTTGTTCCCCTTACGGGCAATGCTTCGAAACCTTTTCAACTTCCCAATACTGGGAAACCAGCTCCTTCTGCCAGTGCAAGGACTGCCTCAACTGCGGCACCTGCTAGTGTTGAAGATGCCACTAGTGCCGCCCGGGCTGCAGTTGCCGTTGCAATGGCCCAGCTTGGCAATAGTGGAAGTACCGCCATGGACAATCTGACGAGCAAAGTCAACGAGATGAGAGTCCACGCCAACAGGGGAACGTCTAgcagccgtggccgtgggcgaGGCGGGCGACAAGGAGCTGCAAAGGTTGAAGTCCCTGACTCTGATTTCGATTTCGCTCAGTCTAATGCGAAGTTCAACAAGGAGGATATTGTCAAGGAGGCTATTGCTAGTGGCGATGTAATCGAATCTCCAAGCGAGACTGTTATCAAAGAACCTGAGACACACCCAGGTAATACTGATCCGTACAACAAGTCAAGATCATTCTTCGACAACATCTCTAGCGAATCTAGAGAGAGAGCCGAAAACGGTGGCCAGAAACCTGGTGGGCGAGAGTGGCGAGGAGAGGAACAGCGCAAAAATATGGAAACTTTCGGCCAGGGTAGCGTTGATGGTGGATACCGCAACTACCGTGGCCGCggacgaggccgtggaggCCGTGGCAGAGGAGGATATGGCCGAGGCGGACGTGGTGGTAACCGCCCACAATATCCGGCGACTGTCGCCGACCAGTAA
- the rqc1 gene encoding Ribosome quality control complex subunit 1, whose product MSSRQLRKLQQQKELERAQLNTQEDPEGGEYVEEPAKAAPRPRPNLFAALGGEDNDEEEEKEEDNGVPLMEPPELPTAEPAPSDPKKSRKRKKKSKKAKTAATTQAAHENAKEDEDEDEIDKAIKELKLGDSKMNSGFGKDKPDSEAIGPRKRMNELLSINPYHLKAINEMRNLFGREVIESANAEEQQEQQNRRRRQHVSRQVDLETYLREPPGAKKLPEVSLRRNIFVQGKDHWPRQSAGGLTMKEIGKSDDGLSTEYAYLHDDNYDSVQRVFWALVQVGDPMRMVHLLKEAPYHVSTLLQVSSVAKQDQNMALAAELCERALFTFGRVTTSAFRQDIEHGRARFDFKRPENRQFWLAGFHYLRSLIRKGTFRTALEWAKLLYSLDPVDPYAMRHYIHLLALRAHESRWLIDFTKQMELVADHPDIVYLRQSLVLAKLQINDGRGARQILQHGIKTVPWLYCALFQELNLDAPPSIWGISADSDSRKFWVKLYIHQTRDLWNNAQATALLQQVAKDLEKVDVASLPLQDPVVDRGVTRLAYLEGQTALLAVAPRDLLDAQPNYEFDPLPPLLEQNVFTAQSARLPWGQAGGSHDEEDEHGGHGRVADLVARMQNQLAQRGVAPGGGMMGMMNNAVEEDDDDADDDDDEIRALREADDEELMRDMEAYVSWGREQGILGPLMQMLGHLGVGRRANDEGDDDEEDAR is encoded by the exons ATGTCGAGTAGACAGCTACGCAAGCTCCAGCAGCAAAAAGAGCTGGAGAGAGCTCAACTAAATACCCAAGAGGACCCCGAGGGGGGCGAATATGTCGAAGAGCCTGCCAAAGCGGCGCCCAGGCCACGCCCGAACCTGTTCGCAGCCTTGGGAGGCGAGGATaacgacgaagaggaggagaaggaggaggacaACGGCGTGCCGTTAATGGAACCGCCAGAATTGCCTACAGCCGAACCAGCTCCTAGCGACCCGAAAAAGAgcaggaagagaaagaagaagagtaaaaaggccaagactgCCGCTACGACCCAGGCAGCTCATGAAAACGCcaaggaggacgaggacgaggacgagattgacaaggccatcaaggagctCAAACTTGGCGATTCGAAGATGAATTCTGGTTTCGGGAAAGATAAGCCAGACAGCGAAGCGATAGGGCCACGGAAGCGAATGAATGAGCTGCTATCCATCAACCCGTACCACCTGAAAGCCATCAACGAAATGCGCAACCTATTCGGCCGCGAGGTCATCGAGTCCGCCAACGCAGAGgagcagcaagagcagcAGAACCGCAGAAGGCGGCAGCATGTGTCCCGACAAGTTGATCTGGAGACGTATCTGCGAGAACCGCCTggcgccaagaagctgcCTGAAGTATCGCTACGACGGAATATATTTGTGCAGGGCAAGGATCACTGGCCACGCCAGTCGGCGGGCGGTTTGACCATGAAGGAGATTGGCAAGTCGGACGATGGATTGTCGACTGAATACGCGTATCTTCACGATGACAATTATGATTCCGTGCAACGGGTTTTCTGGGCCTTGGTGCAAGTCGGAGATCCAATGCGCATGGTGCATTTGCTCAAGGAAGCTC CATATCATGTTTCAACACTACTCCAAGTCAGCAGTGTAGCAAAGCAGGACCAAAATAtggcgttggcggcggaACTTTGCGAACGAGCGCTATTCACCTTTGGGAGAGTAACCACATCTGCATTTCGCCAAGATATCGAGCACGGCCGTGCTCGTTTTGACTTTAAACGCCCGGAGAATCGCCAGTTCTGGCTTGCCGGGTTTCACTACCTGCGCAGCTTGATACGAAAAGGCACTTTTCGGACGGCTCTTGAATGGGCCAAGCTGCTGTATTCTTTGGATCCTGTGGATCCATACGCAATGAGACACTATATTCACTTGCTGGCTCTGCGAGCCCACGAGTCAAGGTGGTTGATTGACTTCACCAAGCAAATGGAGCTTGTTGCAGATCACCCAGACATTGTCTATCTGCGACAAAGCCTCGTGctcgccaagctccagatCAACGACGGACGCGGGGCTCGGCAAATTCTCCAACATGGGATTAAGACGGTGCCCTGGCTGTATTGCGCCTTGTTCCAGGAGCTAAATCTCGATGCACCGCCTTCCATATGGGGCATCAGCGCAGACTCGGATTCCCGAAAGTTCTGGGTGAAATTGTACATTCACCAGACCAGGGATCTGTGGAACAATGCCCAGGCCACGGCGTTGTTGCAACAAGTAGCCAAGGATCTGGAAAAGGTGGACGTGGCGTCTCTTCCTTTGCAAGACCCGGTCGTCGATCGCGGCGTGACGAGATTAGCCTACCTCGAGGGTCAAACGGCACTGCTTGCCGTGGCGCCGCGGGATCTGTTGGATGCACAGCCAAATTACGAATTTGATCCCTTGCCGCCACTGCTGGAGCAGAATGTTTTCACGGCGCAAAGTGCACGACTACCTTGGGGACAGGCTGGGGGCAGtcacgacgaggaggatgagcACGGGGGCCACGGCCGTGTTGCAGATCTAGTGGCTCGCATGCAAAATCAGCTGGCTCAGCGAGGCGTGGCGCCAGGGGGAGGAATGATGGGCATGATGAACAATGCCGTGGAagaggacgatgacgatgccgatgacgatgacgatgaaatCAGGGCGCTGAGAGAggcagatgatgaagagttgatgagggacatggaggcctACGTGAGTTGGGGTAGAGAGCAGGGCATTCTGGGCCCATTGATGCAGATGCTGGGCCACCTGGGCGTTGGTCGACGGGCTAATGACGAGggagacgatgatgaag